A DNA window from Pedobacter africanus contains the following coding sequences:
- a CDS encoding immunoglobulin domain-containing protein has translation MGLKRKRFMLSLKLKIITKYSLLLLVLMVAVGGVVEVKGQRSYATTNRSGKTDGGLGTAIGTVTAPNNATDGDYTNATRLNASSTLGVSTAWEQLIFGSTIPANGTVYIKLNVITSALLGSEVTVAAYSGSTGGSPGIEGTLVASTATPILTAPNGDQYILVTPVSSVNSVKVTLRSPIALGTNTIDIYYGYYEQPSTSCSLALATSVSVTGIALGGAVTSPNNAIDNDLSTYSTLSVGLLGVAASIKQMVYFSSQSNLGDAATVTFSVPPGLLTLGLFDGITLTAYNGPTQVGTPIAFSSLLSLDLLFLGGGSRYTGSFVPSGVFDRIEISTSSVASVLGSLNLHEVQRTPPKPTFSAPILQNPIICSGSPVTLSPVAPASGNELRWYNSLTSTTSLTNTSTYTPTPNLTATTTYYVATAKTGCTAESERVPATVTVNPLPTAGISGTTSVCQSATSPNITFTGANGTAPYTFTYNINGGSNTTITTITGNTVTLSVPTATAGTFNYNLVSVKESSATQCSNSQTGTATVVINPKPLHPITSISSN, from the coding sequence ATGGGACTAAAAAGAAAAAGGTTCATGCTCTCACTTAAACTAAAGATCATAACAAAATACTCGCTTTTACTATTGGTTTTAATGGTAGCGGTAGGTGGTGTGGTTGAGGTTAAGGGGCAAAGATCCTATGCTACAACTAACAGGTCTGGAAAAACTGACGGAGGCTTGGGGACAGCTATAGGTACCGTAACAGCGCCAAATAATGCTACTGATGGAGATTATACAAATGCAACACGATTAAATGCTAGTAGTACGCTTGGGGTAAGCACAGCTTGGGAGCAACTTATCTTTGGTTCAACCATTCCTGCCAACGGTACAGTATATATTAAACTAAATGTAATTACCTCAGCATTATTAGGCAGCGAGGTTACCGTCGCAGCTTATTCGGGCAGTACCGGTGGCAGCCCTGGTATAGAAGGAACGTTAGTTGCTTCTACAGCCACCCCCATTCTTACGGCCCCCAATGGTGATCAATATATATTGGTTACACCTGTCTCTAGTGTCAATTCTGTTAAAGTTACCTTGAGGTCGCCTATAGCCCTTGGAACAAATACAATAGACATTTACTATGGTTATTATGAACAACCTTCAACCAGTTGCAGCCTGGCTTTGGCTACATCTGTTAGTGTTACCGGCATTGCACTTGGGGGTGCAGTCACCTCACCAAACAACGCGATAGACAACGATCTCTCTACCTATTCCACACTTTCTGTAGGTCTTTTAGGCGTAGCCGCTTCTATTAAACAAATGGTCTATTTTTCCAGCCAATCAAACCTTGGAGATGCAGCTACTGTAACTTTTTCAGTTCCACCTGGATTATTGACATTGGGACTTTTTGATGGGATAACACTTACTGCATACAATGGCCCTACCCAAGTTGGGACACCCATAGCTTTTAGTTCGTTGCTGTCTTTGGACCTCTTATTTCTGGGCGGAGGCAGCAGATATACAGGATCGTTTGTACCCTCAGGTGTTTTTGACAGGATTGAAATTTCCACAAGTTCGGTGGCCAGTGTTTTAGGTTCTCTGAATTTGCATGAGGTTCAAAGAACCCCACCAAAACCAACATTCAGTGCGCCAATTTTGCAAAACCCTATCATATGCTCTGGCAGTCCCGTAACGCTTAGCCCGGTTGCTCCTGCCTCTGGTAATGAATTACGGTGGTATAATTCTTTAACTTCAACAACATCGTTAACCAACACCAGTACTTACACGCCAACTCCAAACTTAACTGCCACTACCACTTATTACGTGGCAACTGCAAAAACGGGCTGCACAGCAGAATCTGAAAGGGTACCGGCAACTGTAACTGTTAACCCGCTTCCAACCGCAGGCATTTCTGGCACTACCTCAGTTTGCCAGAGTGCAACCTCGCCCAACATCACGTTTACCGGTGCAAATGGAACAGCACCTTACACCTTTACCTATAACATAAACGGGGGCAGCAATACCACAATTACAACTATAACAGGAAATACCGTCACCCTTTCGGTTCCAACCGCCACTGCCGGAACATTTAACTATAACCTGGTCAGTGTGAAGGAAAGTTCAGCTACCCAATGCAGCAACAGCCAGACAGGGACAGCAACAGTGGTAATTAACCCTAAACCCTTACATCCAATAACAAGCATAAGTTCAAATTAA
- a CDS encoding T9SS type B sorting domain-containing protein, protein MFNRKTNFVSSLLLLSATAGFAQSGGQQTVTVPQGSSVKLKANSVNAATFQWIKDGAAIAGATAADYTVLEGGKYNVVSFNAQGCASDISDPVVVNIGPAPVLTADLMISKNAESRAVTINDTFEYLIQVKNNGNADATQVKIRDILPEELIFQQLITPMLGFANYTPGNRTILWEISKLDNGQMADLRIKVKAAKPGIIKNTATVTAFETDPDPQNNSATDNKPIAGIIIPNVFTPNGDGLNDTFKIPGLELYEANELTIVNRWGGTVYDKKGYTNDWAATGLNEGTYFYLLKVKTATNKWEVYKGYVTILRNK, encoded by the coding sequence ATGTTTAACAGAAAAACCAATTTTGTGTCAAGTCTGCTGTTGCTTAGTGCAACGGCAGGCTTTGCGCAATCTGGTGGCCAGCAAACAGTAACTGTCCCTCAGGGATCGTCTGTAAAGCTGAAAGCCAATTCTGTTAATGCAGCTACCTTCCAGTGGATCAAAGATGGTGCAGCTATTGCTGGTGCTACAGCAGCAGATTATACAGTTTTAGAAGGTGGCAAATATAACGTCGTTTCCTTCAACGCCCAGGGCTGCGCGTCCGACATCTCCGATCCCGTAGTGGTCAACATAGGTCCTGCCCCGGTGCTTACTGCCGATCTGATGATCAGCAAAAATGCCGAATCAAGAGCTGTTACCATCAACGATACTTTTGAATACCTCATACAGGTTAAAAACAATGGAAATGCCGATGCCACCCAGGTTAAGATAAGGGATATCCTGCCCGAGGAACTCATTTTCCAGCAACTCATTACCCCCATGCTGGGCTTTGCCAATTACACGCCCGGCAACCGTACCATTTTGTGGGAAATCAGTAAACTGGATAATGGACAGATGGCCGACCTGAGGATAAAAGTAAAAGCCGCCAAACCTGGTATCATCAAAAATACAGCTACAGTAACCGCATTCGAAACCGACCCCGATCCCCAGAACAACAGTGCAACAGACAATAAGCCTATAGCAGGAATAATCATCCCTAATGTTTTTACACCAAACGGCGACGGGCTGAACGATACCTTCAAAATTCCAGGTCTGGAACTCTATGAAGCGAATGAACTGACCATAGTAAACCGTTGGGGAGGTACGGTGTACGATAAAAAAGGATACACCAACGACTGGGCCGCAACCGGCTTAAATGAAGGAACATATTTCTACCTGCTGAAGGTGAAAACAGCAACAAATAAATGGGAAGTTTATAAAGGTTATGTTACGATACTCCGCAACAAATAA
- a CDS encoding class I SAM-dependent methyltransferase, with the protein MRENKYDDPAFFQQYSKMSRSQKGLEGAGEWYVLRTMLPGLREKAVLDLGCGFGWHCRYAMENGARSVVGVDISHRMLEKAKQINNMEGMEYERTALEDLSYPAETFDLVFSSLTFHYIQSFDKLIHNIYKWLKPGGSLVFSVEHPIFTAEGKQDWAYDESGQKLHWPVDNYFNEGKRDTAFLGEQIIKYHRTCASYLNVLISEQFKIVEVKEPMPDEQMLKDVPEMKDELRRPMMLLISARK; encoded by the coding sequence ATGAGAGAAAATAAATACGATGACCCGGCTTTTTTTCAGCAGTACTCAAAAATGAGCCGTTCCCAAAAAGGATTGGAAGGCGCGGGGGAGTGGTATGTTTTGAGAACTATGCTTCCCGGCCTTCGTGAAAAAGCAGTGCTTGACCTGGGCTGCGGTTTCGGATGGCATTGCAGGTATGCCATGGAAAATGGGGCCAGATCTGTGGTAGGTGTAGATATTTCTCACAGAATGTTGGAAAAGGCGAAGCAGATCAACAACATGGAAGGAATGGAGTACGAACGGACAGCTCTGGAAGACCTCAGCTATCCTGCAGAGACTTTTGACCTGGTATTTAGCTCACTCACCTTTCATTATATCCAATCTTTTGACAAGCTCATTCACAATATATATAAATGGCTTAAACCCGGAGGTTCGTTGGTTTTTTCAGTTGAGCACCCCATTTTTACTGCAGAGGGAAAACAGGATTGGGCTTATGATGAATCTGGGCAGAAACTTCATTGGCCGGTCGATAATTACTTTAACGAAGGAAAAAGAGATACCGCATTTTTAGGAGAACAAATCATAAAATACCATAGGACTTGTGCCAGCTACCTGAATGTGCTTATCAGCGAGCAGTTCAAAATTGTGGAAGTTAAAGAACCTATGCCTGATGAGCAAATGTTAAAGGACGTTCCGGAAATGAAAGATGAGCTTCGAAGACCAATGATGCTGTTAATCTCGGCCCGGAAATAG
- a CDS encoding NAD(P)/FAD-dependent oxidoreductase, giving the protein MPAKPQSSIIIIGGGLAGLACALHLLKEGFEVTVIEKHSYPHHKVCGEYISNEVLPYLQWLDADPITLNPAPITRLSVSSLNGKVIGSALPLGGFGLSRFALDNFLYEKAVQRGCKLVKDQVTDVVFRHNEFEISTASNGTLKTSLVIGAFGKRSALDQKLSRSFIQRKSPWLAVKAHYSGIIPSDLVQLHNFTGGYCGVSLVEGNRINVCYLAAYQSFKQHKNISDFQQKVLYANPRLKKIFEESTMLFEQPMSISQLSFEKKELICEHILMIGDTAGLIHPLCGNGMAMAIHSAKICAELSVAYMKGYLSCRHDMEQQYISRWNHNFKNRMLMGRILSGIMQKDSLFKPMQGVLNTFPTLLPSIVKRTHGKPIY; this is encoded by the coding sequence ATGCCCGCAAAACCCCAAAGCAGCATTATTATCATTGGCGGCGGCCTTGCCGGCCTAGCCTGTGCCCTGCACTTGCTTAAAGAAGGCTTTGAAGTCACTGTGATTGAAAAGCACAGCTATCCCCACCACAAGGTCTGCGGCGAGTATATCTCCAATGAGGTACTACCCTATCTGCAATGGCTGGATGCAGATCCCATTACACTTAATCCTGCTCCCATCACCCGGCTTTCCGTTTCTTCCCTTAACGGAAAAGTTATTGGCAGCGCACTGCCGCTTGGAGGCTTCGGACTGAGCCGTTTCGCCCTTGATAACTTTTTATATGAAAAAGCGGTACAAAGGGGATGCAAGCTGGTAAAAGATCAGGTAACCGACGTTGTCTTTCGGCACAACGAATTTGAAATATCAACAGCCAGCAATGGCACCTTAAAAACAAGCCTCGTGATTGGTGCCTTCGGCAAACGTTCGGCCTTAGACCAGAAACTTTCCCGGAGCTTTATACAACGGAAATCTCCCTGGCTGGCTGTTAAAGCCCATTACAGCGGAATAATTCCGTCTGACCTGGTACAGCTCCACAATTTTACCGGTGGCTATTGCGGGGTTTCGCTAGTAGAAGGTAATCGCATCAACGTATGCTATCTTGCAGCTTACCAAAGCTTTAAGCAACACAAAAACATTTCGGATTTCCAGCAAAAAGTCCTGTACGCCAATCCTCGCCTGAAAAAGATTTTTGAAGAAAGCACGATGCTCTTTGAGCAACCGATGAGCATCAGCCAGCTTTCTTTCGAAAAAAAAGAACTGATATGTGAGCATATCCTCATGATTGGTGATACCGCAGGGCTCATCCATCCGCTTTGCGGTAACGGTATGGCCATGGCCATACACAGTGCAAAAATTTGTGCTGAACTCAGCGTCGCTTACATGAAAGGTTACCTCAGCTGCAGGCATGATATGGAACAACAGTACATTAGCCGCTGGAACCACAACTTTAAAAACCGCATGCTGATGGGCAGGATTTTGTCTGGGATTATGCAAAAGGACAGTTTATTCAAACCCATGCAAGGTGTACTCAACACATTTCCTACTTTACTGCCTTCAATTGTTAAACGTACACATGGAAAGCCTATTTATTAG
- a CDS encoding PorP/SprF family type IX secretion system membrane protein, translated as MLRYSATNKIKQLILSIIVICMALNTNAQQDSQFTQYVFNGLHINPAYAGYKEDIYVQSFYRSQWEGVKGAPKSFSLAADGAFHDGNVGLGIILSNDQVGAQSYLTAYANYAYRIRLNDDGSSRLAFGIAAGLMQLGMDGNKLDNYDTGDGLIPFGAQTNTVPDARFGVYYASEKFFAGFSATNVLARYMSKKNTENRMVPVPQPHFYLTAGTMLDLNEDIRFKPVILIKDDTKGPSAIDLNAFFLFKESFWIGGFYRTSFDLYKKNYQQTDLSRQNAIGAIVEVFASQNLRIGYSYDYSLNKLRSYNYGSHEISAGFYINRRNSSSDRQLRCYKF; from the coding sequence ATGTTACGATACTCCGCAACAAATAAGATCAAACAGCTGATCCTGTCAATAATTGTCATTTGCATGGCGCTTAACACCAATGCCCAGCAGGACAGCCAGTTTACACAATATGTATTCAACGGGCTCCACATCAATCCGGCCTATGCAGGTTATAAGGAAGACATCTATGTACAGTCCTTCTACCGCTCACAGTGGGAAGGTGTTAAGGGCGCTCCGAAAAGTTTTTCACTTGCTGCTGATGGCGCATTTCATGATGGCAATGTGGGCCTTGGTATCATTCTTTCCAACGACCAGGTAGGCGCACAAAGTTACCTTACCGCATATGCCAATTATGCCTACCGGATCCGGTTGAACGACGATGGTTCTTCCAGACTTGCCTTTGGAATTGCTGCCGGCCTGATGCAACTGGGAATGGATGGCAACAAGCTCGACAACTACGATACAGGCGATGGGCTGATCCCTTTTGGCGCGCAAACCAATACTGTACCTGATGCACGTTTTGGGGTTTATTATGCCAGCGAAAAGTTCTTTGCGGGCTTTTCTGCCACCAATGTCCTGGCCAGGTATATGTCTAAAAAAAACACCGAAAACAGAATGGTACCCGTGCCACAGCCACATTTTTACCTTACCGCCGGAACCATGCTGGACCTGAACGAAGACATCCGCTTTAAGCCTGTCATTTTAATTAAAGACGATACCAAAGGGCCTTCCGCTATCGACTTAAATGCATTTTTTCTATTTAAAGAAAGCTTTTGGATAGGCGGTTTTTACAGGACATCTTTTGATCTCTACAAAAAGAACTACCAGCAAACCGATCTTTCCAGGCAAAATGCCATTGGCGCTATTGTTGAAGTTTTTGCTTCGCAGAACCTCAGAATCGGTTATTCCTACGATTATTCCCTCAACAAGCTGCGCAGCTACAACTACGGCAGTCACGAAATATCTGCCGGCTTTTATATCAACCGGCGAAACAGCAGCAGCGACAGACAGCTGAGATGTTATAAGTTTTAG
- a CDS encoding methyltransferase domain-containing protein has protein sequence MIDTTNRSEAAETMDDFSMEGEILKDALDKIAGINQLLGGNNITLNGLKQLINKHKIEREISILDVGCGNGDMLRFLADYANRNHLNFKLTGIDANAFTIGYARKLSADYANISYRCADIFEELKQDQAYDVILCTLTLHHFKNAELLQLMAVFKTKANMGIVVNDLHRSAAAYYLFSAICFVFRLNKMSRDDGLTSILRGFKKGELLSYSKQLNLKNYTLRWCWAFRYQWVIATI, from the coding sequence ATGATAGATACTACCAACAGAAGCGAAGCTGCAGAGACAATGGACGATTTTTCCATGGAAGGAGAAATACTGAAAGATGCCCTTGATAAAATTGCCGGGATAAACCAGCTGTTAGGTGGAAATAACATAACCCTGAACGGACTTAAACAACTGATAAATAAACACAAAATAGAACGCGAAATAAGCATTCTGGATGTAGGTTGTGGCAATGGCGATATGCTCAGGTTCCTGGCTGACTATGCAAACAGAAATCACCTGAATTTTAAATTAACAGGAATAGATGCCAATGCATTTACCATTGGCTACGCCCGGAAATTGTCTGCAGACTATGCCAATATCAGCTATCGCTGTGCAGATATATTTGAGGAACTTAAACAAGACCAGGCTTATGATGTTATACTATGTACATTAACCCTGCACCATTTCAAAAACGCTGAACTGCTGCAGTTGATGGCTGTGTTCAAAACCAAAGCAAATATGGGCATAGTGGTTAACGACCTGCACAGAAGTGCCGCAGCCTACTACTTGTTTAGTGCCATTTGTTTTGTGTTCAGGCTCAATAAAATGTCAAGAGATGACGGGCTGACATCTATTTTAAGGGGTTTTAAAAAAGGGGAACTGCTTTCCTATTCTAAGCAGTTAAACCTCAAAAATTATACGCTCCGCTGGTGCTGGGCTTTCCGCTACCAATGGGTAATTGCAACTATATGA
- a CDS encoding 3-hydroxyacyl-ACP dehydratase FabZ family protein, giving the protein MNKQEILAHLPYSKPFLFVDELEEIDENDVKGSYTFDAGLDFYKGHFKDNPVTPGVILTETMAQIGLVCLGTYLSGTAEGGLPGHVMLTSTAIDFMKPVFPGEKVTVTAQKVYFRFKKLNCTVQMTNAAGEVVCKGTIAGMVTTRMNG; this is encoded by the coding sequence ATGAACAAACAAGAGATTTTAGCACACCTGCCCTATTCCAAACCCTTTTTATTTGTAGACGAGCTGGAAGAAATTGACGAGAATGACGTTAAGGGTTCCTATACATTTGACGCAGGGCTTGATTTTTATAAAGGCCACTTTAAAGACAACCCTGTTACGCCCGGAGTGATTTTAACCGAAACGATGGCGCAGATTGGCCTGGTTTGTCTTGGTACGTACTTATCCGGAACTGCAGAAGGTGGATTGCCGGGGCATGTCATGCTGACCTCTACCGCCATTGATTTCATGAAGCCGGTTTTTCCCGGAGAAAAAGTAACCGTAACTGCCCAGAAAGTATACTTCCGCTTTAAAAAGCTAAACTGTACCGTACAAATGACCAATGCTGCCGGCGAAGTGGTTTGTAAAGGGACCATAGCCGGCATGGTAACCACCAGGATGAATGGCTAA
- a CDS encoding beta-ketoacyl-[acyl-carrier-protein] synthase family protein, which yields MAKRVVITGLGVVAPNGVSLTAFTEAIKNGTSGIRHDPELERLQFSCQIAGKPELPQALIARYMTDLELKNFNSTGILYGTIAGMDAWADAKLPIENNEEPDWESGTIFGMGTSGIDKFRESIYKVDDLQVRKLGSSVVAQTMASGISAWLGGKLGLGNQVSSNSSACTTGTESIIMAYERIKSGQATRMLAGSTSDSGPYIWAGFDAMKVCTFKHNQDPENGSRPMSASASGFVPGSGAAALLLESLESALERDAFIYAEILGGNINSGGQRGTGSMTAPNSLAVQRCIQTAIQNAGIHANDVDAINGHLTATAKDALEIQNWCIALNRKGSDFPYINSLKAMTGHCLSASGSIECLASVLQLQQGFIFPSVNCEDLHPEITALIDKNKVPQQILYKNIDILAKASFGFGDVNACIIFKKY from the coding sequence ATGGCTAAACGTGTGGTCATAACCGGCTTGGGTGTTGTTGCACCAAATGGGGTTTCCTTAACCGCATTTACCGAAGCCATTAAAAATGGTACCTCTGGCATCAGGCACGATCCGGAACTGGAGCGACTACAGTTCTCCTGCCAGATTGCAGGAAAACCTGAATTACCCCAAGCGCTGATAGCAAGGTACATGACCGATCTGGAACTTAAAAACTTTAACAGTACTGGCATCCTGTATGGCACTATTGCCGGTATGGATGCCTGGGCAGATGCCAAACTGCCCATAGAAAATAACGAAGAACCTGACTGGGAAAGCGGGACTATATTTGGTATGGGCACCTCTGGTATCGATAAATTCAGGGAATCCATCTACAAAGTGGATGACCTGCAGGTGCGCAAGCTGGGCAGCAGTGTAGTAGCACAAACCATGGCCAGCGGCATCAGTGCCTGGCTGGGCGGAAAACTCGGACTGGGCAATCAGGTGAGCAGCAATTCTTCCGCATGTACAACGGGCACGGAAAGCATTATAATGGCTTATGAGCGCATCAAAAGCGGGCAGGCGACAAGGATGCTTGCAGGCAGTACAAGCGATAGCGGCCCCTATATATGGGCCGGTTTTGATGCCATGAAGGTTTGCACTTTTAAGCACAACCAGGATCCCGAAAATGGGTCCAGGCCCATGAGTGCCAGTGCCAGTGGCTTTGTACCTGGCAGTGGTGCGGCAGCCCTGCTACTGGAAAGCCTGGAAAGTGCATTGGAAAGGGACGCTTTTATTTATGCAGAAATACTGGGTGGCAACATCAACTCAGGAGGGCAAAGAGGTACTGGTAGTATGACCGCCCCCAACAGCCTGGCCGTACAGCGCTGCATACAAACTGCCATTCAAAACGCGGGCATCCATGCCAATGATGTTGATGCCATTAACGGGCATTTAACCGCCACAGCAAAAGATGCACTGGAAATACAGAACTGGTGCATTGCACTGAACAGGAAAGGTAGCGATTTCCCTTACATCAATAGTCTGAAAGCCATGACAGGACATTGCCTGAGTGCTTCAGGAAGTATAGAATGTCTGGCTTCAGTATTACAATTACAACAGGGTTTTATTTTCCCCTCCGTTAACTGTGAAGACCTGCATCCAGAAATCACCGCTTTAATAGATAAAAATAAGGTGCCGCAGCAAATTCTTTACAAAAACATTGATATATTAGCTAAGGCAAGCTTCGGGTTTGGTGATGTAAACGCTTGTATCATCTTTAAAAAGTACTAA
- a CDS encoding type III polyketide synthase — translation MKVKIKTVSCLSPQYSRTTAEILPFLEGWLVGQDQRFIRKVKKLFENAEVDRRYSIMSPEEVFSNTPFEERNRIYIREGIALAKNCLAQALNKAGWLPQDLDYIITVSCTGIMIPSIDAYLINELKLKQDIVRLPVTEMGCAAGVSGIIYARNFLKANPGSRAAVIAIESPTATFQLNDFSMANIVSAAIFGDGAACVLLSSHENENGPEIIDDEMYHFYNATQMMGFDLSHTGLKMVLDVTVPENIEKHFPDIIHPFLAKNNLKIENIDHLIFHPGGKKIIQTVEALFGKLGKNINETKNILREYGNMSSATVLYVLERYMLGAAKTGDTGLMLSFGPGFSAQRILLKW, via the coding sequence ATGAAGGTAAAAATTAAAACAGTGAGCTGCCTGAGCCCACAATACTCCAGGACAACAGCAGAGATCCTGCCTTTTCTGGAGGGCTGGCTTGTAGGGCAGGACCAGCGTTTCATCCGAAAAGTAAAGAAGCTCTTTGAAAATGCAGAAGTAGACAGGCGATACTCCATCATGTCGCCCGAAGAGGTTTTCAGCAATACACCTTTTGAAGAAAGGAACCGGATCTACATCAGGGAAGGGATTGCACTGGCTAAGAATTGTTTAGCGCAAGCGTTAAACAAAGCCGGCTGGTTGCCCCAAGACCTGGATTATATCATTACGGTAAGTTGTACAGGCATCATGATTCCCTCTATAGACGCATACCTCATCAATGAACTTAAGCTAAAACAAGACATTGTGCGCCTGCCCGTAACTGAAATGGGCTGTGCAGCCGGGGTTTCCGGAATCATTTACGCAAGGAATTTCTTAAAAGCCAATCCAGGCAGCCGGGCTGCTGTAATTGCAATCGAGTCGCCCACTGCTACCTTCCAGCTGAACGATTTTTCTATGGCCAATATTGTAAGCGCTGCAATTTTTGGCGATGGGGCGGCCTGCGTATTGCTGTCTTCACATGAAAATGAAAACGGCCCTGAAATTATTGACGATGAAATGTACCATTTTTACAATGCCACACAAATGATGGGTTTCGACCTTAGCCATACGGGTTTAAAAATGGTGCTGGACGTCACCGTCCCTGAAAACATTGAAAAACATTTCCCGGATATCATTCATCCCTTTCTGGCAAAAAATAATTTAAAAATAGAAAACATTGACCACCTGATATTTCATCCGGGAGGAAAGAAAATTATTCAGACAGTTGAAGCCTTATTTGGTAAATTAGGCAAAAATATAAACGAGACTAAAAATATTTTACGCGAATACGGAAATATGTCGAGCGCCACAGTATTGTATGTATTGGAAAGATATATGCTTGGAGCAGCAAAGACTGGTGACACTGGCCTGATGCTCAGCTTTGGCCCGGGCTTTTCGGCGCAAAGAATATTATTAAAATGGTAA
- a CDS encoding YciE/YciF ferroxidase family protein, translating into MATTTKTSAKGASKSRTGKMENSEFHEFFVDELKDIYWAEKHLSKALPKMKKAATSSELADAFEKHAQETNDHIATLEQVFQLLDEKAQAKKCDAMEGLVKEAESIIEDTDSGTLIRDAGLILAAQKVEHYEIATYGTLVVFAQNMGHTDVAELLQFTLDNEKATDVALTEIAVNAVNEQAAAE; encoded by the coding sequence ATGGCAACTACAACAAAAACAAGCGCAAAAGGCGCCAGCAAATCAAGAACCGGAAAAATGGAGAATTCAGAATTCCATGAATTCTTTGTGGACGAACTGAAAGACATTTATTGGGCAGAGAAACACCTTTCTAAAGCGCTCCCTAAAATGAAAAAAGCAGCTACCAGCTCAGAGCTTGCTGACGCTTTTGAAAAGCATGCTCAGGAGACCAATGACCACATTGCTACTTTGGAGCAGGTTTTTCAGCTGCTGGATGAAAAAGCCCAGGCAAAAAAATGTGATGCAATGGAAGGCCTGGTAAAAGAGGCAGAGAGTATCATTGAAGATACAGATTCGGGGACATTGATCCGCGATGCAGGTCTGATACTGGCGGCCCAGAAAGTTGAGCACTATGAAATTGCCACCTATGGCACACTCGTAGTTTTTGCGCAAAACATGGGACATACCGATGTGGCAGAGCTATTGCAATTTACGCTCGACAATGAAAAAGCTACAGATGTGGCCCTGACCGAAATTGCAGTTAATGCTGTTAACGAACAGGCTGCAGCAGAATAA